Proteins co-encoded in one Salvia splendens isolate huo1 chromosome 4, SspV2, whole genome shotgun sequence genomic window:
- the LOC121800863 gene encoding uncharacterized protein LOC121800863 encodes MDLNRTTPPQHTSKLPPLSHESLPKSLQPLNQTFHSSITVAAPYHSFLPSLQQHKISPQIPIQGNLANSIPVHVLLLNLLVELMKFLNRTEQRIKNHPFQSIANSENSSTKKRGKGREKPQPLSFTAYPSQIVEG; translated from the exons ATGGACC tAAATCGAACCACCCCCCCTCAACACACGTCTAAACTGCCCCCTCTATCTCATGAAtctctccccaaatctctccaaCCTCTTAATCAAACCTTCCACTCCTCTATAACAGTTGCTGCACCATACCATTCGTTCCTCCCATCTCTGCAGCAACACAAGATTTCTCCTCAAATTCCTATTCAAGGTAATCTTGCAAACTCCATCCCTGTACACGTTTTGCTTCTAAATCTACTCGTCGAACTCATGAAATTTTTGAATAGGACCGAACAGAGAATCAAGAACCATCCTTTTCAAAGCATTGCAAATTCTGAAAACTCATCCACGAAG AAACGAGGGAAAGGAAGAGAGAAGCCACAACCTCTATCATTTACAGCTTACCCGTCACAAATTGTTGAAG gttga